A part of Hydrogenobacter sp. T-8 genomic DNA contains:
- a CDS encoding DUF6364 family protein, with amino-acid sequence MKRRLTVYLSDELLFKIKLLALQRGVSVSQLVERILNEHTKEIHLPKTKEK; translated from the coding sequence ATGAAGAGAAGATTAACTGTATACTTATCCGACGAGTTATTATTTAAGATAAAGCTCCTCGCCCTCCAGCGGGGGGTAAGCGTATCGCAGTTAGTTGAAAGAATTCTAAACGAACACACAAAAGAAATCCATCTCCCCAAAACCAAAGAGAAATAG
- a CDS encoding phage tail-collar fiber domain-containing protein encodes MANFSGMVLTKRGRNLLAKALAGTNLTFTRVKLGSGQYNDNTDIENLNDLLQPKLALPIQSIEVGDGTAKIRFVLRNDDLQEGFFLSEIGVFANDQDFGEILYSVAYASQPDFIPSSQTTRIEIVVDVYVVVSNAQSVTATISDTLVLATRQDIEKLKNSIISGQVIAGNALKLSGHEASIDPQPFRIPLANGDGKLGFEWLYDISEEVYYQSNYYVSTDFPQAEEGSLCYITNTNKLYRYTEGRWQEINWQKVIRRMPEFQIGRLRINNNVLEISPDGVSWYPCYPLIGASVFSVRTLDNQNYSYKYYLPPGATVTIQNANHVPIVYTPAVVPMFLFQGFWTPAYELWVGLRPSNIAISNGDGQYMAGGDTNVGANRVTGLSFVPFYEQANINENWNHATLTIRENQRWLVLGQCQGHGGFTIADTCCSGTASSTSYWLGTWYRQDGVQFTADYVTITRRR; translated from the coding sequence ATGGCTAATTTTAGTGGGATGGTGCTAACAAAAAGAGGTAGAAATCTCTTAGCAAAAGCCTTAGCAGGCACAAACTTAACATTTACAAGAGTCAAGCTTGGCTCAGGGCAATACAATGACAACACGGACATAGAAAATCTTAACGACCTTCTACAGCCAAAACTCGCACTTCCAATTCAGTCTATCGAAGTAGGAGACGGGACAGCCAAAATTAGGTTTGTGCTAAGAAACGATGACTTACAGGAAGGCTTCTTTCTATCGGAGATAGGCGTCTTCGCAAACGACCAAGACTTTGGGGAAATACTTTATTCTGTTGCATACGCATCGCAACCAGATTTTATCCCTTCGTCTCAAACAACAAGAATAGAGATAGTCGTTGATGTATACGTAGTTGTTTCAAATGCGCAGAGTGTAACTGCAACGATAAGCGACACGCTTGTTTTAGCAACACGGCAAGATATAGAGAAACTTAAGAATAGTATAATCTCTGGGCAGGTTATAGCAGGCAACGCATTAAAACTATCAGGGCATGAAGCGAGTATAGACCCTCAGCCCTTCAGAATACCATTAGCGAACGGAGATGGCAAACTTGGTTTTGAATGGTTGTATGACATATCAGAAGAAGTGTATTATCAGTCAAACTACTATGTAAGCACGGATTTCCCTCAAGCCGAGGAAGGTAGTCTGTGCTACATAACTAACACGAACAAACTTTACAGATACACAGAAGGACGCTGGCAAGAAATTAATTGGCAAAAGGTCATCAGGAGAATGCCAGAGTTTCAAATTGGAAGACTTAGAATAAACAATAACGTTTTAGAAATTTCTCCTGATGGAGTAAGCTGGTATCCTTGTTATCCTCTCATAGGAGCAAGCGTATTTAGCGTAAGAACACTTGATAACCAAAACTATAGTTACAAGTATTATCTACCGCCAGGTGCAACAGTAACAATTCAAAATGCAAATCATGTGCCTATTGTGTATACTCCTGCTGTAGTGCCAATGTTCCTCTTTCAAGGATTTTGGACACCTGCATATGAACTTTGGGTTGGTTTGAGACCAAGCAATATTGCAATTAGCAATGGTGATGGGCAGTATATGGCTGGTGGTGATACTAATGTAGGTGCAAATAGAGTTACTGGTCTAAGTTTTGTGCCTTTTTACGAGCAGGCAAACATAAACGAAAACTGGAATCACGCAACATTAACAATTAGAGAAAATCAAAGATGGCTTGTTTTGGGGCAATGTCAAGGCCATGGGGGTTTTACTATTGCTGATACTTGTTGCAGTGGCACAGCTTCATCCACTTCCTACTGGCTTGGAACTTGGTACAGGCAAGACGGAGTACAATTTACAGCGGATTATGTAACAATAACAAGAAGGAGGTAA
- a CDS encoding phage tail protein I — translation MIKELLPPSIAVDGIQKLAESTEGVFSFLFSEVGKTLIYSRIDELPEEVLDLLAWQFHIEGYELASTIEEKKRLIKKAIELHRYKGTKWAVEKALEALGVDSVLEEWFEYGGEPYHFKVLLSGIKEEAKWSEVRKAIDEYKNVRSWYDIVAHYKTFGDLKIGSLATHGYRYELFLDVRLSSLQGIHTLGAKPYSAYSYSILPYSPSPSIENSTFSAGSVMHMAIKMEVATHG, via the coding sequence ATGATTAAAGAGCTCCTGCCACCGAGCATAGCTGTAGATGGCATACAAAAACTTGCAGAAAGCACAGAAGGAGTGTTTTCTTTTCTTTTCTCTGAGGTGGGGAAGACACTCATCTACTCTCGTATAGATGAGCTTCCAGAGGAGGTTTTAGATCTCCTCGCCTGGCAGTTTCACATAGAAGGCTACGAACTTGCAAGCACGATAGAAGAAAAGAAAAGACTCATAAAAAAGGCGATAGAACTACATAGATATAAAGGAACGAAATGGGCAGTGGAGAAGGCATTAGAAGCTTTAGGGGTAGACAGTGTCTTGGAAGAGTGGTTTGAATACGGTGGCGAACCGTATCACTTTAAAGTTCTGCTGAGCGGAATTAAAGAAGAGGCAAAATGGAGCGAAGTTAGGAAGGCGATAGATGAGTATAAAAATGTGAGAAGTTGGTATGACATAGTCGCACACTACAAAACTTTTGGAGACTTGAAAATAGGCTCCTTGGCAACACACGGCTATAGATATGAGTTATTTTTGGATGTACGGTTATCTTCTTTACAAGGAATACATACCCTTGGCGCAAAACCTTATTCTGCATACAGCTATAGCATACTCCCATACAGCCCATCGCCAAGCATAGAAAATTCAACATTTTCTGCGGGTTCCGTAATGCACATGGCAATTAAGATGGAGGTAGCAACGCATGGCTAA
- a CDS encoding baseplate assembly protein — MDIRFTITNPQHYEQELIKAYERITGRTLYPADPERLLLDVITYVSSLLAFKIDWSAKQNLLAYAEGQYLDALAEFYGIKRLPAQKARTRLKFFTQEPAQRDIVIPKGTQVAVNDEIVFETVEQAVIKAGQTEVYIDAECQTPGQIGNGFTAGQINKLLDPLPYEVQAVNISTTMFGTDQEDDERFRERIRLSIERFSNAGSREAYIYHTKSAHVLIEDVEVFSPAPGQVAVYFLLKDGELPNQEMIELVRRHLNDEKVRPLTDQVFVYAPEVVQYEVSLRYWIHKKDEARIFQIQQAIARVVQDFIKDTGRKIGKDVLPEELYQRVKNAGAYKVDVISPARIEISAGKVAKGIINSITYMGLSDD; from the coding sequence ATGGACATACGCTTTACAATAACAAACCCACAGCACTACGAACAAGAACTTATAAAAGCGTATGAAAGAATAACCGGTAGAACGCTATACCCAGCAGACCCAGAGAGATTACTACTTGATGTTATAACCTATGTATCAAGCCTGCTCGCATTTAAAATAGACTGGTCTGCAAAGCAGAACTTACTTGCTTACGCGGAGGGGCAATATCTTGATGCTTTGGCAGAGTTCTATGGCATAAAAAGACTTCCGGCACAAAAAGCAAGAACAAGACTGAAATTTTTCACACAAGAGCCAGCACAAAGAGACATAGTTATCCCAAAAGGCACACAAGTTGCTGTTAACGATGAGATAGTCTTTGAGACAGTAGAGCAGGCTGTAATAAAAGCAGGACAAACAGAGGTGTATATAGATGCAGAGTGTCAAACTCCGGGGCAAATTGGCAACGGCTTTACAGCAGGACAGATAAATAAGCTACTTGACCCACTCCCTTATGAAGTCCAAGCTGTAAACATCTCCACAACCATGTTTGGAACTGACCAAGAGGATGACGAGAGGTTTAGAGAACGCATTAGGCTCAGTATAGAAAGATTTAGCAACGCAGGGTCAAGAGAGGCTTACATCTATCACACAAAATCAGCTCACGTATTAATAGAAGATGTAGAAGTTTTTAGCCCCGCACCGGGACAGGTAGCAGTCTATTTTCTATTAAAAGACGGTGAGCTACCAAACCAAGAGATGATAGAGCTTGTAAGAAGACACCTAAACGATGAAAAAGTCAGACCCTTGACAGACCAAGTTTTTGTGTATGCACCAGAGGTAGTCCAGTATGAGGTCAGTCTTAGATACTGGATACACAAAAAAGACGAAGCGAGAATTTTTCAAATACAGCAAGCAATAGCCCGGGTAGTGCAAGACTTCATAAAAGACACAGGCAGGAAAATAGGCAAGGATGTATTACCGGAGGAGCTTTATCAAAGGGTCAAAAACGCAGGAGCTTACAAAGTAGATGTAATAAGCCCGGCACGAATTGAAATCTCTGCTGGGAAAGTAGCAAAAGGCATCATAAACTCAATCACATACATGGGTCTAAGCGATGATTAA
- a CDS encoding GPW/gp25 family protein: MFSLVEQDTVKSVLQNIRIILSTPRGTVPHRPDFAVDYRDFIDNPTPLSIGKLKATIVDAIETYEPRAKVKAIDIRYKEIGHADVILTIQIEDEELTWTYALQ, translated from the coding sequence ATGTTTTCTCTTGTTGAACAAGATACAGTTAAGTCCGTCCTCCAAAACATCCGCATAATCCTCAGCACCCCGAGGGGCACAGTTCCACATAGACCAGACTTTGCAGTGGATTATAGAGATTTCATTGATAATCCAACCCCGTTGAGCATAGGCAAGCTAAAAGCCACGATAGTCGATGCAATAGAAACATACGAACCTCGTGCAAAAGTCAAAGCTATAGACATAAGATACAAAGAAATAGGTCATGCAGATGTTATCTTGACTATCCAGATAGAAGATGAGGAGCTGACATGGACATACGCTTTACAATAA
- a CDS encoding helix-turn-helix domain-containing protein, translated as MHSAYDLNHIYENIGERIKFLRQVLHLSQKEFANAIGISQSRLSKIEAGEPTKESVLIAISRTFGVSLRWLKTGEGEMFEENMPQTEEEFLRWIVHKVIELFRQKGIKPTTKKVYRVSEYVAKRLMPEWQKALKRRQRIESEILFKALEDGLEFYKQLEEE; from the coding sequence ATGCATTCCGCATATGATTTAAATCATATTTACGAGAATATTGGCGAAAGGATTAAGTTTCTTAGGCAAGTTCTACATCTTTCACAAAAAGAATTTGCAAACGCAATCGGTATTTCTCAGTCAAGACTTTCTAAGATAGAAGCAGGCGAGCCAACAAAAGAGTCAGTCCTCATAGCCATCTCCCGCACCTTTGGTGTTTCCCTCCGATGGCTCAAAACTGGCGAGGGGGAGATGTTTGAGGAGAATATGCCACAGACAGAGGAGGAGTTTCTCAGGTGGATAGTGCATAAGGTCATAGAACTTTTCAGGCAAAAGGGCATAAAGCCGACGACAAAGAAAGTCTATAGAGTATCCGAATATGTAGCAAAAAGACTGATGCCAGAGTGGCAAAAGGCACTAAAGAGAAGGCAACGGATAGAGAGTGAAATACTTTTCAAAGCACTGGAAGACGGGTTAGAATTTTATAAGCAACTGGAGGAGGAGTAA
- a CDS encoding helix-turn-helix domain-containing protein, protein MQTTIKEIIRQECRNRGISLYKLAKDLGINLSYLSAVLSLTKVSRPTIFKIADYLHRPDLLFVYEKELRSRVVESKSEKSTQESTINKGGEEDVRGSL, encoded by the coding sequence ATGCAAACCACCATTAAGGAAATTATAAGGCAGGAATGTAGGAACAGGGGGATATCTCTCTACAAACTTGCGAAAGATCTTGGAATTAACCTTTCCTATCTTAGTGCCGTTCTCAGTCTTACAAAGGTTTCCAGACCGACAATCTTCAAGATAGCCGACTATTTGCATCGTCCCGACCTCCTATTCGTTTATGAGAAAGAATTAAGGTCAAGGGTTGTAGAAAGCAAGTCTGAAAAATCTACGCAAGAAAGCACTATCAATAAAGGAGGTGAAGAAGATGTTCGAGGAAGTCTTTAG
- a CDS encoding RecT family recombinase has product MSNIALAQDQKQVVEMVRVLFPHLQDVSDVEVAKAIATARHLGLDPLRREVHFVPFKGRVQLVVGYLEYIKRAERSGKLNGWQVNVNGDTARVVIYRKDWDHPFEWEVSLQEVQKDTPTWKQMPQFMLKKVAISQAFRLCFPEELGHMPYTEGEVEEDYVEPERQEQEREVRKITEAQQKKIRVLLKDLGLKDRNEILSLISNIVGREIESSQDLTLQEASLVIDALTQELQNRQEVEQ; this is encoded by the coding sequence ATGAGCAACATAGCACTCGCACAAGACCAAAAGCAGGTCGTAGAAATGGTGAGGGTATTATTCCCTCACCTGCAGGATGTCTCAGATGTAGAGGTGGCTAAAGCCATAGCCACCGCCAGACACTTGGGCTTAGACCCCCTCAGGAGAGAGGTCCACTTTGTCCCCTTCAAGGGAAGGGTGCAGTTGGTGGTAGGGTATTTGGAATACATCAAAAGAGCCGAGAGAAGTGGTAAGTTGAATGGTTGGCAGGTGAACGTAAACGGGGACACGGCAAGAGTAGTAATATATCGCAAGGACTGGGATCATCCCTTTGAATGGGAAGTCAGCCTGCAAGAAGTCCAAAAAGACACGCCAACGTGGAAACAGATGCCCCAATTCATGCTCAAGAAGGTCGCTATATCCCAAGCCTTCAGGCTATGCTTCCCGGAAGAACTGGGGCATATGCCATACACGGAGGGGGAGGTAGAAGAAGACTATGTAGAGCCAGAACGACAAGAGCAAGAGAGGGAAGTCAGGAAAATAACAGAGGCACAACAAAAGAAGATAAGGGTCTTGCTGAAAGACTTGGGGCTAAAAGACAGAAATGAGATACTGTCCCTCATATCTAATATAGTGGGGCGAGAGATAGAAAGCTCACAAGACTTAACACTTCAGGAAGCGTCGCTTGTTATAGATGCCTTAACGCAAGAACTTCAAAACAGACAGGAGGTGGAGCAATGA
- a CDS encoding ParB N-terminal domain-containing protein has product MIVKLKISDIVIPQGLLPRVLTGTVAEVVERYKEALELGEEFPPIKVWKRESSYWLIDGVHRLSALRELGKEYVEAELVECKGELDFRVKAIQENIKHGLALSLEEIKENARLLFKAGLKDVEELARVFKKSERTIYRYVEDLMEEEKQNLRKQVLELREKGLSLQQIADQLGIDKATVSRCCKIDKMSKMQLSLPPTKEGLKLFSEFMELIDVETRGLAERWQAFLSARMAERGFEIEGDPVKFLAGLIDETRDVIKRFAEAGWDVVEKAVESIDWVKELSARARKTWLERSKRYWESIKEELEKKKEIERLVLETAKEILGDPVYIFSNWNNLAHAIRSKKEDFRQVVEGEIRDILLKHSDELLEVYNSIPEITEEEWEQIAGKKAMNYDEAMELAKLHNRRLPYATWLAWHQKVEASERALSSPTSLPPSDLAGSQPALSNEEEDEWVKGWEEAWREEQERKKQEKQEQEKQEKKEFRPIPPEEELERWSEEIFRIVAFVAEKYPEYFEEWWEEIVKEVRDGIEIRKRSGR; this is encoded by the coding sequence ATGATAGTGAAGTTGAAAATCTCAGATATTGTCATTCCCCAGGGGCTTCTGCCCCGTGTTTTGACTGGCACGGTGGCGGAGGTGGTGGAAAGGTATAAGGAAGCTCTGGAGCTTGGTGAAGAGTTCCCACCTATAAAGGTATGGAAGAGGGAAAGCTCCTATTGGCTTATTGACGGGGTGCATAGACTAAGTGCCTTGAGAGAGCTTGGAAAAGAGTATGTGGAAGCAGAGCTGGTAGAGTGCAAGGGCGAGCTGGATTTCAGGGTTAAGGCTATACAAGAAAACATTAAGCACGGACTGGCTCTGAGCTTAGAGGAGATAAAGGAAAATGCACGCCTGCTTTTCAAAGCTGGGCTGAAGGATGTGGAGGAGTTGGCAAGGGTGTTCAAAAAGTCAGAGAGAACAATATATCGCTATGTGGAAGACCTTATGGAAGAGGAGAAGCAGAACCTAAGAAAGCAGGTTTTAGAGCTGAGAGAGAAGGGACTTTCATTGCAGCAGATAGCAGATCAACTGGGTATAGACAAGGCTACCGTCAGTAGGTGTTGCAAAATTGACAAAATGTCAAAAATGCAACTTTCCCTCCCTCCCACCAAGGAAGGCTTAAAACTCTTTTCGGAGTTTATGGAGCTTATAGATGTTGAGACACGAGGTCTCGCAGAAAGGTGGCAGGCTTTTCTATCCGCAAGAATGGCAGAGAGAGGCTTTGAAATAGAAGGAGACCCTGTTAAGTTCTTAGCTGGCTTGATAGATGAAACAAGGGATGTAATAAAGAGGTTTGCAGAGGCTGGTTGGGATGTTGTAGAGAAGGCGGTGGAGAGCATTGACTGGGTGAAGGAGTTGTCCGCGAGGGCGAGAAAGACTTGGCTTGAGAGGAGCAAAAGATATTGGGAAAGTATAAAAGAAGAACTGGAGAAGAAGAAGGAGATAGAAAGGCTTGTGCTGGAAACTGCTAAGGAAATTCTCGGAGATCCTGTATACATCTTTAGCAACTGGAATAACCTCGCACATGCTATCAGGAGCAAAAAGGAAGACTTCAGACAGGTAGTGGAAGGGGAGATAAGAGACATCCTGTTAAAGCATTCGGACGAACTGCTTGAAGTGTATAACAGCATCCCCGAGATAACAGAGGAAGAATGGGAGCAGATAGCGGGTAAAAAGGCAATGAATTATGACGAAGCTATGGAACTTGCCAAACTACACAATAGGAGACTACCCTATGCCACGTGGTTAGCGTGGCATCAAAAGGTGGAAGCCTCAGAAAGAGCCTTATCCTCCCCCACCTCCCTCCCTCCTTCTGACTTGGCGGGTTCTCAGCCCGCCCTTTCTAATGAGGAAGAAGATGAATGGGTAAAGGGTTGGGAAGAGGCATGGAGGGAAGAGCAGGAACGCAAGAAACAAGAGAAACAGGAGCAGGAGAAACAGGAGAAAAAAGAGTTTAGACCTATACCACCGGAGGAAGAGCTGGAAAGATGGTCTGAAGAGATATTTAGGATAGTTGCTTTCGTGGCGGAGAAATACCCAGAGTATTTTGAGGAGTGGTGGGAGGAGATAGTGAAAGAGGTGAGAGATGGCATAGAAATCAGAAAGAGGTCGGGAAGATGA
- a CDS encoding ATP-binding protein: MVHAEQVLRDTVNALVRIREQTGSPVHALVWGVWGNGKTFSAHKIRQERHDVFYYKAPAEEVSASKLVKGISLVLGAGSRQSKEATLDLLRYTIASRNIRPIVIIDEAQRLLKRPLLMNELKDLSEDPDFALCYIFLGDQSLPRVVQSTPHSLHKRVVIRRELEQITKETIQTVLKEKKVSGDVDEFFTLAKERGWTTLDAYFTATALAKAGLEATKDNILKVAKGLGR, from the coding sequence ATGGTTCACGCAGAGCAAGTTCTTAGAGACACAGTTAACGCTCTCGTAAGGATTAGGGAGCAGACAGGTTCCCCAGTTCATGCTCTCGTGTGGGGCGTGTGGGGGAACGGCAAAACCTTCTCCGCACACAAGATAAGACAAGAAAGACACGATGTATTTTATTACAAAGCCCCAGCGGAGGAAGTGAGTGCATCCAAGCTCGTAAAAGGCATAAGTCTTGTGCTTGGGGCAGGGTCTAGACAAAGCAAAGAAGCAACGCTTGACCTCTTAAGATATACGATAGCCTCTCGCAATATCAGACCAATCGTTATCATAGACGAGGCTCAAAGACTGCTAAAAAGACCCTTACTCATGAACGAGCTAAAAGACCTTAGCGAAGACCCTGACTTTGCCTTGTGTTATATCTTCCTCGGAGACCAAAGCCTTCCACGTGTAGTCCAGAGCACACCTCATAGTCTCCACAAAAGAGTAGTTATACGCAGAGAGTTAGAACAGATAACAAAGGAAACAATACAGACAGTTTTGAAAGAGAAAAAGGTCAGCGGGGATGTGGATGAGTTTTTTACACTTGCAAAAGAGCGTGGCTGGACAACTCTGGACGCATACTTTACCGCAACCGCATTGGCAAAAGCTGGGTTAGAGGCAACAAAAGACAACATCCTAAAGGTAGCCAAAGGCCTGGGGAGGTAA
- a CDS encoding ATP-binding protein, translating to MVARNLNEVKEMFKDKAVLGIYEQDTYYDVVLKDGVRRVKRVIPLEHIAKTLIHLDFPKRIVYNLKNTQKTDNIKEVVNIIPSRSLILTGQAGTGKTHAVVYTIAHHMRYHRIFNPLYVSMPVIEDFKAVRSAYKEADIVVLDDVNRVLRDYHLDLVKEIIYYCYNELKKIVIITNLTANDLLQLLADEPIASRLREMCVVKTFKGQDLRLQSTKSYKGGAT from the coding sequence ATGGTTGCAAGGAATTTAAACGAAGTGAAAGAGATGTTTAAAGATAAGGCTGTGCTTGGGATATATGAGCAGGACACATATTACGATGTGGTGCTAAAAGATGGAGTGCGAAGGGTCAAAAGAGTGATACCGCTGGAACATATAGCAAAAACTTTAATACACTTAGACTTCCCTAAGCGTATAGTGTATAACCTCAAAAACACACAAAAGACGGACAACATAAAAGAAGTTGTAAACATTATCCCAAGCAGAAGCTTAATCCTCACAGGGCAAGCAGGCACGGGCAAAACGCATGCGGTGGTATACACAATAGCACATCACATGCGGTATCACAGGATTTTCAACCCTTTGTATGTGAGTATGCCCGTGATAGAAGACTTTAAAGCCGTAAGAAGTGCATATAAGGAGGCAGATATTGTAGTTCTTGACGATGTTAACAGAGTGTTGAGAGACTATCATCTTGACCTTGTGAAAGAGATTATCTATTACTGCTACAACGAGTTGAAGAAGATTGTGATAATAACGAACTTGACGGCTAATGACCTTCTACAACTTCTTGCTGATGAGCCTATCGCATCAAGACTAAGAGAAATGTGTGTAGTGAAAACCTTCAAAGGTCAGGACTTACGCTTGCAATCAACAAAATCCTATAAAGGAGGTGCAACATGA
- a CDS encoding helix-turn-helix domain-containing protein translates to MKLYTVREVAKIFKASERTIYTWIEAGYLRAVQIAEGNMIRIREEDLIDFIQRHLTIPEDIPQTLRSPSKSRIIANMKANMKSLLEEGESLK, encoded by the coding sequence ATGAAGTTATACACAGTTAGGGAAGTTGCCAAAATTTTCAAAGCGAGCGAGCGAACGATCTACACGTGGATAGAGGCGGGATATTTAAGAGCTGTGCAGATAGCGGAAGGAAACATGATAAGAATACGGGAAGAAGACCTAATAGATTTTATACAAAGACATCTTACAATCCCAGAAGATATTCCCCAGACTCTCAGATCGCCAAGCAAATCACGGATCATCGCTAACATGAAAGCTAACATGAAATCTCTGCTTGAAGAGGGTGAGAGCCTAAAGTAG
- a CDS encoding Holliday junction resolvase, which produces MYRKGARVEREIKKLFEDNGFKVVRSAGSKGETDLYISNKVISLGIQVKARKTVGLYSLLGSADALVIKADRQEPLIVMPLKTFLEVVNGKCSSVRTF; this is translated from the coding sequence ATGTATCGTAAGGGAGCACGAGTAGAAAGAGAGATAAAAAAGCTGTTTGAAGATAACGGCTTTAAAGTCGTCAGGTCCGCTGGGTCTAAGGGGGAGACAGACTTATATATATCTAATAAGGTAATATCACTTGGCATACAGGTTAAAGCCAGAAAAACCGTTGGACTTTATAGTCTGCTTGGTTCTGCGGACGCACTTGTCATAAAAGCAGACAGACAAGAGCCACTTATAGTCATGCCCCTAAAAACCTTCCTGGAGGTTGTAAATGGAAAGTGTAGCAGTGTTAGGACTTTTTAG
- a CDS encoding phage protein Gp27 family protein, whose amino-acid sequence MPRRSKATLLDIVDYIVHLYHNEKKTIREIASILKAEGYDISSSSIHRTLRSYSETAKELFEIREEVKALFEAVKENPATDSIEAIVNIVSARLLKFVKDIESFDFDDPHELVQAIHKLATSAEKLQRYREERLKKAMQELEKSQKETFNKEEVLKLLREVYEG is encoded by the coding sequence ATGCCTCGCAGAAGCAAAGCAACGCTTTTAGACATAGTTGACTACATAGTGCATCTCTATCACAACGAGAAGAAGACAATAAGAGAGATAGCAAGCATTCTGAAGGCTGAAGGTTATGACATTTCATCAAGCTCTATTCATAGAACACTGCGAAGTTATTCAGAAACTGCTAAGGAGCTTTTTGAAATAAGAGAAGAGGTGAAGGCGCTCTTTGAAGCAGTAAAAGAAAACCCAGCCACAGACAGCATTGAAGCAATTGTTAATATAGTCTCTGCGAGATTATTGAAGTTTGTGAAAGACATAGAGAGCTTTGACTTTGATGACCCGCACGAACTCGTGCAAGCCATACACAAGCTCGCCACATCCGCCGAGAAATTGCAGAGATATAGAGAAGAGAGGCTAAAGAAAGCGATGCAGGAGCTTGAGAAGTCGCAAAAGGAAACCTTTAACAAAGAAGAAGTTCTTAAGCTGTTGCGTGAAGTCTATGAGGGATAA